Proteins encoded within one genomic window of Natator depressus isolate rNatDep1 chromosome 1, rNatDep2.hap1, whole genome shotgun sequence:
- the FAM131B gene encoding protein FAM131B isoform X7, whose amino-acid sequence MEDTTSILPKLKRNSNAYGIGALAKSSFSGISRSMKDHVTKPTAMGQGRVAHMIEWQGWGKGNSQQQQHTHEAVRKDADAYSDLSDGEKEARFLAGVMEQFAISEATLMAWSSMDGEDVSVNSNQENPAGNYSENYQELMENQDHMAQTQYDSWPHSYVSQGMYCLGSSDAWETSDQSLIASPATGSYLGQNFEETQSNLQESTLIQSSLIQQHQMQQQQPQALLQNPGLVDMWPPQTAAGDGGGAESSTYMGVHTEEEGNPLLEKAPLLNKKTSPEEDDAVCRDLESLSPREELEHAALSRKVSDVTSSGVQSFDEEEGEANN is encoded by the exons ATGGAAGACACAACCTCCATTCTCCCCAAGCTGAAGCGGAACTCCAATGCTTATGGAATCGGGGCTCTGGCTAAGTCGTCTTTCTCTG GGATATCCCGCAGCATGAAGGATCACGTCACAAAGCCAACGGCTATGGGACAGGGTCGTGTAGCTCACATGATTGAGTGGCAAGGCTGGGGCAAAGGTAACAGCCAGCAACAACAGCACACACATGAGGCGGTGCGCAAGGATGCTGATGCCTACTCAGACCTGAGCGACGGTGAGAAGGAGGCCCGATTCCTTGCAG GGGTGATGGAGCAGTTCGCCATCTCTGAGGCCACTCTCATGGCCTGGTCCTCCATGGATGGTGAGGATGTGAGTGTCAACTCCAACCAGGAGAACCCAGCAGGCAACTACAGTGAGAACTACCAGGAGCTGATGGAGAACCAGG ATCACATGGCCCAGACACAGTATGACAGCTGGCCCCACTCCTATGTTTCTCAGGGCATGTATTGCCTGGGCTCCTCTGATGCTTGGGAGACCAGTGACCAATCCCTCATTGCTTCCCCGGCTACTGGCTCCTACCTAGGCCAGAACTTTGAGGAGACCCAGTCCAACCTGCAGGAGAGCACATTGATTCAGAGTAGCCTCATCCAGCAGCatcagatgcagcagcagcaaccacaGGCCCTGCTCCAGAACCCAGGGCTCGTTGACATGTGGCCCCCTCAGACTGCTGCAGGGGATGGTGGAGGGGCTGAATCCAGCACATACATGGGGGTGCACACAGAGGAGGAAGGGAACCCACTACTGGAGAAGGCCCCGCTGCTAAACAAGAAGACCTCTCCAGAGGAGGACGATGCTGTATGCCGGGACCTGGAGTCACTGTCACCTCGGGAGGAGCTGGAACATGCCGCACTCAGCCGCAAGGTCTCAGATGTCACCTCATCTGGGGTGCAATCCTTtgatgaggaggagggggaagcaaaCAATTGA
- the FAM131B gene encoding protein FAM131B isoform X6 has translation MEDTTSILPKLKRNSNAYGIGALAKSSFSGPLGISRSMKDHVTKPTAMGQGRVAHMIEWQGWGKGNSQQQQHTHEAVRKDADAYSDLSDGEKEARFLAGVMEQFAISEATLMAWSSMDGEDVSVNSNQENPAGNYSENYQELMENQDHMAQTQYDSWPHSYVSQGMYCLGSSDAWETSDQSLIASPATGSYLGQNFEETQSNLQESTLIQSSLIQQHQMQQQQPQALLQNPGLVDMWPPQTAAGDGGGAESSTYMGVHTEEEGNPLLEKAPLLNKKTSPEEDDAVCRDLESLSPREELEHAALSRKVSDVTSSGVQSFDEEEGEANN, from the exons ATGGAAGACACAACCTCCATTCTCCCCAAGCTGAAGCGGAACTCCAATGCTTATGGAATCGGGGCTCTGGCTAAGTCGTCTTTCTCTGG CCCCTTAGGGATATCCCGCAGCATGAAGGATCACGTCACAAAGCCAACGGCTATGGGACAGGGTCGTGTAGCTCACATGATTGAGTGGCAAGGCTGGGGCAAAGGTAACAGCCAGCAACAACAGCACACACATGAGGCGGTGCGCAAGGATGCTGATGCCTACTCAGACCTGAGCGACGGTGAGAAGGAGGCCCGATTCCTTGCAG GGGTGATGGAGCAGTTCGCCATCTCTGAGGCCACTCTCATGGCCTGGTCCTCCATGGATGGTGAGGATGTGAGTGTCAACTCCAACCAGGAGAACCCAGCAGGCAACTACAGTGAGAACTACCAGGAGCTGATGGAGAACCAGG ATCACATGGCCCAGACACAGTATGACAGCTGGCCCCACTCCTATGTTTCTCAGGGCATGTATTGCCTGGGCTCCTCTGATGCTTGGGAGACCAGTGACCAATCCCTCATTGCTTCCCCGGCTACTGGCTCCTACCTAGGCCAGAACTTTGAGGAGACCCAGTCCAACCTGCAGGAGAGCACATTGATTCAGAGTAGCCTCATCCAGCAGCatcagatgcagcagcagcaaccacaGGCCCTGCTCCAGAACCCAGGGCTCGTTGACATGTGGCCCCCTCAGACTGCTGCAGGGGATGGTGGAGGGGCTGAATCCAGCACATACATGGGGGTGCACACAGAGGAGGAAGGGAACCCACTACTGGAGAAGGCCCCGCTGCTAAACAAGAAGACCTCTCCAGAGGAGGACGATGCTGTATGCCGGGACCTGGAGTCACTGTCACCTCGGGAGGAGCTGGAACATGCCGCACTCAGCCGCAAGGTCTCAGATGTCACCTCATCTGGGGTGCAATCCTTtgatgaggaggagggggaagcaaaCAATTGA